The region ACTTGCATTTGCCGCTTCCAAAATTTCTTCACTTACATCTTCATACGATTCGGTTATTCTGCAGCTTACATCCTTTGCCGGAATTTCTTCTTCTCTGGTTCTGGCAATAAATCCGTTTTCAAGATAATTATTTTCCACAGTGCTAACATTAGACACAATTCCAAATACACAATGATGATTTGTGATAATCAGTCCTTCTTCCGAAACGAATGAGCCTGTACATCCTCCGATCTTTACAAGCGCATCTACCAAACTTACTCCGTTTGGATTATAAACTTCATCCACGCCTATTTTTAATCCTTTCTCATTAAGATTTATACTTTTTATATCGCTTAACGGAAACATACCCTCATCAGGTTTGGAAGGAATAAAAGCGAAAGAGATTGTAATCAAAAGAAAGAGTAAAAATGATAACGAATTATTATTTATTTTTTTTATCATAGTAATTCAGCCTTAGTGTTTTTGATATGTGCAAATATAAAAAAACAGGTTCTGTTTAGCGAGCATTAAAATAAAACAGCAGGATTTAGCCAAATAAAGTTTTCTCATTTTATTCAAAATGACATATTATTCTTAATAGCTATCAATCCTTATCCAGGAGTGATGAATGATGGAAAAATATTTTTCTTTTATTTACCGGATAAAGGGGCGCTGATAAATCTGATCTGGAAAATCAGTCATCTGCTTTATATTCTTTATCTCTAATCTTTTAATTTGAATCTTCTTTTTAATTATGCAAAAGAACATTGTTATTTTTAAGATTATTTTAAGTTGGGTAGAAAATTCATCAGCTTTTATTTCATAAATTATTTACAAAAATTTTTTATACCCCGTTTGGTTGCATCTTAAAGCAAATATTTCTAAATTCCTTGCGAGTCAAATCAATTAACCTGTTCTTATTACATTTCAAACATTTAGGAGGAGCTATGAAAACACTATTTATTACATTTTCTTTCTTCATCCTGTCAATCTCAACTCTTTCTCAAACAAACTCTGTCGAGTTAAAAGATGGTGGTGGTGGTCTTTTAAGTACCCATGCTTCAATTGCAGAAGCGTACAATGCTATTCCAATGACAATCACACAAGCGTATTTAATAGAAATCCTTTCTCCTTATGATCAAAGTTCTGAAACTATACCAATTACACTTGGAGCAAAAAGCGGAGGAAGTTTAACAAATACCATTACCATTAGACCAACCGCAGGAAATACTGGCGAAACAATTTCAGCTAGTTCAACATCTGGAATATTAGTTTTCAATGATGCTGATTTTATTATTCTTGATGGAAGACCAGGAGGAGTTGGCAATACAGCAGATTTAAAGATAGAGAATCTTTCAACTACTGGAACAAACTCAAATACTATCTCGCTGTTAAACGGTGCTTCAAACAACATTCTACAATATGTTCACGTAGTTAATAATACTCAAAATACGGCTGGTCCCCGAACAATTGTTTTAGGAACTACCACCACTACAGGTAACAACGATAACTTAATAACCAACTGCAAAATTGAAGGAGGAAGAAGCGGTATCGGTATTGCCGGCAGTGCTAGTGTTCCTAATCAAAATACAACGATAACTAATTGTGAAATCTTTAATTGGGGATATGCAGGCATCTGGCTGCTTTCAGGAGCTTTGGATGTTACAATAGAGTCGAATACAATATATCAAACTGTTGGAGTTAACAATACAATCGTTTCTGGAATTATAATGAGCACCTTTGCAGGTGGAACATATAACATACGTAAGAATTGGATTTATGACTTAAGAACAACTTCCACATCAACTTCTGCAAATATAAGAGGAATATATGCCTCTGCACCGGCAGCAGGTACTGTTTTTAATGTTGAAAATAATATGGTTTCAAACGCACTTGACAATATAAATTCACAGACAATTACCGGCATAGAGTTACTTGGATCTAATGCCTATACTGCAAATATCTACTATAATACTTTTTTGATTGGAGGGAATCATTCTGGTGGAACTGTAAATGCAACAACATCAGCAGGTATAAGAATTTCAGCCGCATCAATAACATTAAATATGAAGAATAATATTTCTATCAATAAGAGGACCGGCGGAAATGTAAATCATATTGGTTTTGCTTTAATTAATAATACAGGGACTTATGACCTTGATTATAATTGTTATTATGCTAACGGTACTAATAGTTTTCAGGCTTTTATAGGAACAACAGGATATAATGATCTGAATATTTATAAATCAGCTTCCACCCCCAACGAACAAAATACAATTTTCAAAGATGTTTCGTTTGCTTCTATAACTGATTTACACCTTGTACCTCCTTCTGACGGAGACCCTGAGTTAGCTGGAACTCCGATTGCCGGTATTTTAGATGACTTTGATGGCAATATACGCAGTACTACATTTCCTTACCGCGGTGCTGATGAAGCAACAATTATTCCTGTTGAATTAATATCATTCAATGCATCTGTATCTGAAAATTCTGTTAAACTTAACTGGTCAACTGCAACAGAATTAAACAACCTGGGATTTGAAATTCAAAGACAATTGCTGGAAGATAGAAATCTGAACTCAGAATGGTTTAAGATTGGGTTTGTACCTGGATTTGGAACTACTGCCGAAGCTAAGTCCTATTCTTTCACTGATTCTAAACTTGAAACAGGTAATTATTCTTACAGACTCAAACAAATTGACCTTGATGGAAGTTTTGTTTATTCAAATACAATTAATATCAAAGTTGAACAACCGATTGTATTTGCACTGGATCAGAATTATCCAAATCCATTTAATCCAATTACAAAAATAAAATATACTATTCCCGATGCCTCTAAGGTAATGGGCGAAGGACTGTTAGTTAAATTGCAAGTTTATGATGTTCTTGGAAATGAAATAGTTACATTGGTTAATGAAGAAAAGCCAGCAGGCAAATACGAAGTTATCTTTAATGCAGCCGGTTTACCAAGCGGTGTATATCTTTATCAGCTTAAAGCTGGCGAATTTAAATCTGTAAGAAAGCTTGTATTAATTAAGTAGTAATAAATATTACTCCTTCTACATAGTATTTAGATAAACTGGAAGAATTGTTATGAAGATTTTTTTATTATTAATTACCGCTTGTGGATTTACGCTGGCGCAAATACCATTTACACAAGACACTATAGCATATAATAACAGATTTAATAACAGGCAATTTGCTCAATACAATTCACAAGGATTACTTAGATTAACTTATACCGGCGGATTAGGAACAGTCAGCAGCTTTAATGAATTATTTTTCGTTGAAGAGGATACCCTTGGAAACTTCTCGACTTTTAACATTACAAATAACGCTGTTGATGATAACTATTCAACACTATCAATTGATCAACTTGATAATATTCATATCAGTTATGAATCGCGTGACCCTTCGATTTTTCAGGTAATGTATATGCACAATACCTCAGGGTCTTTTTCAGCACCGATTGCTATAACACAAGGCGGATTAAATAAGGGAACTCCTTACGGAAAAATCGGACCTGATAGTGTAATGCACTTTGTCTATTATACTTATACATCAGGTACAGACAATTTTTATTATAGAGGATATGATCTAAAAACAGCCACTTTAACTCCCGAAGTGTTATTATCAAATGGTGAAGCAGGTGGTGATTTTGAAGCAACACTCGATATTGATTCAAATGGCAAAGTTCATATTGCAGGAAGAAGCGGTTCAGGATTATGGGCAGGACCCTTGAAATATTTTAACAACACTTCAGGTTCTTTTCAGGAATATCCAACTAATGTTATTACTGATGTGAATTATCCAAGAATAAGAACCGACTCGAATAATAAAGTACATATTGTTTATAGTTCTAATTCAAGATTGTACTATATAAATAATATTAGCGGCGCTTTCTCCGCTCCTGTTGTATTTACTCCATCAGGTCAAATGCCTGCAGGGATTCAGTCTTTGGAAGTTGATTCTCAAAACAGACTTTATACTACATATCAATCAAGTCAAGCTGCATCCGGAAAAGGGTTTTATCTTCTTCTTGCTGAAAACTTCGTTTTTAATGACACTATTTTTATTGCTGATCTTTCACCCGGACATATATTAAGAAATTCTTCACAGGTTGTTACAAGCAGCAGCGGTGATATTGCAATGTTATATGCTGAGTCCGGAATAAGAAATGATACTGTTATCTGTGATATATTTATGAAGCGTGGAAGTATTTATGAAATTATACCGGTTGAATTATCTTCTTTTACGGCTATAGTAAAAGAAAATGATATTCAATTATTTTGGACTACTGTTACTGAAATAAACAATCGGGGATTTGAGATTGAAAAAATAAATGATTCCAAATCCAAAATTATACAAGACTGGGAAATGATAGGTTTTGTACCTGGCTATGGCACTTCGACAGAGCCTAAATCATATTCATTTGTTGATAAAGACGTTACAACAGGAAAACACAAGTATAGATTAAAACAAATTGACTTTGATGGCAGCTTTGAATATTCAGAAATAATTGAAACTGAAGTCATACAGAAATTAAATTATTTACTAGAGCAGAATTACCCCAACCCATTCAATCCGGTAACTTCGATTAGTTACACAATTCCTGATTTCTCTCTGAGCAAATCTGAAGGGTGTTTTGTAACATTAAAAGTTTTTGATGTTTTGGGTAATGAAATAGTAACATTGGTTAACGAAGAAAAAGCACCCGGCACTTACGAAGTTAATTTCCAATCATTAGTCAACAATAATCAGCTGGCAAGCGGAATATATTATTACCAATTAAAAGCTGGTGAATTTATCCAAACTAAAAAAATGATTCTGCTCAGATAATTTCCAAGTCGTTCACAGGCAGGCAGCTTTTAGCTTTCTGCCTGGTTTATCTAAATCCTGAGTGATAAATGTTTGGAAAAAATTCGTCTTTAGAGAATGTTTTCATCTGCTGTTTAATGTTCAATGTTACATTACTGCTTAAATGTTAAAAATTTCCTTTTATGCAAATAAACTCATCAAATTATAACTTAGTGAAAAAAACCCTTAAAAAGCGCGTATTAAGTTCAATTTTATGAAAATTCTGGCTTTCCCTCCTGTTTATCTCGTAAAAAACTAAAGTTTTTCACCTTTTCTTCGATAATCAAGTACAAAAAATAATACAGAAGACTTTACACGGATTAAATCTAAAAAGTCTTAAAAACAATTAAATTAGGAAGAATTATGAAAATAAATTTTTACTTATTTGTTTTGCTTACATTTCTATTAACAAATCTAACTTTTTCACAGGAGATATGGATAAATGAATTCAGCTATAACTGTGCTGATAGTTTAATAGGAGTTCCTGAAGGTGATGAATTTGTTGAGATTGTTGCACCTGTTGGAACAGATATGAGCCAATATGGTTTGATTCTCTATTATTACGAAAATAATGATGCTTATTATACATACTCTTTCAGTCGTTTATCTGGAATAGTAACTTCAGTTAATCAAAGCGCTGGTAAAGGATATTATGTAGTGTTGACTGAAAACAGTTATAGACTTGAAAAGTTTACACCTATTCCAGAAGGTGTTTCTTTTATAACAATTGACACTCGTAATGCTGGATTTGTAAATACTGAAGGCGGAATACTTTTAGTTCACGCTGAATCTGGTGAAGTTATTCATGGAGTTTCTTATGAGATGCCTAAGGATATTGATTTACCAATTTCTTTAATGCTTAAACTTGAGGAGGTCGATTTTGAATGGGCAACTTTACCTGAGCTTGAAATTACCTCTTCCACTGTTGATGCAATAAAGCCGCCCTTAAAAGATGATGGAAACTCTCCTCCATATAATAGTATTAAAATGATCGGTTCAGGGTTTTCCAGAATGTGGACAACAACTACCGGAAAAGAAATATCAACACCTGGATCGTTAAACTATAATCAGAGTGCATTGCCAGTTGAATTGTCTTCTTTCTTCTTAACCGCTGTTTCAAACGGTGTTAAGCTAAAGTGGATAACCGAAACTGAAACCAATAATTTTGGATTTGAAGTGGAAAGAAAAACCAGTAATACCGATTGGTCAACTTTAGGTTTTGTAAATGGAAACGGAAATAGCAATTCACCGAAAGAATACAGCTATATTGATAATGTTAAGAAAAATGACAAATATTCTTATAGATTAAAACAAATTGATAACACCGGACAATTTGCTTATTCAAAAATTGAAGTAATAGATTTTACAAAACAACCGCAGTATAATCTTACACAGAATTATCCGAATCCATTTAATCCATCAACCTCAATTAGTTTTACATTGCCCCGTTCCGAAGTGGTTAGATTAACAGTTTATAATCTGCTGGGTCAGAAGATTAAAACCTTGATAGATGAGTTCAAAGAAGCCGGTGTACATTATGTTAACTTCGAAGCAAAGGATTTAAATAGCGGAATATATATCTATACGATTGAAACAGTCAGTTTTACACAAACAAGAAAGATGACCTTAATCAAATAGCTTTTGCTAAGACCGATAATTTAGAATGCTGCCTTCAA is a window of Ignavibacterium sp. DNA encoding:
- a CDS encoding T9SS type A sorting domain-containing protein, producing the protein MKTLFITFSFFILSISTLSQTNSVELKDGGGGLLSTHASIAEAYNAIPMTITQAYLIEILSPYDQSSETIPITLGAKSGGSLTNTITIRPTAGNTGETISASSTSGILVFNDADFIILDGRPGGVGNTADLKIENLSTTGTNSNTISLLNGASNNILQYVHVVNNTQNTAGPRTIVLGTTTTTGNNDNLITNCKIEGGRSGIGIAGSASVPNQNTTITNCEIFNWGYAGIWLLSGALDVTIESNTIYQTVGVNNTIVSGIIMSTFAGGTYNIRKNWIYDLRTTSTSTSANIRGIYASAPAAGTVFNVENNMVSNALDNINSQTITGIELLGSNAYTANIYYNTFLIGGNHSGGTVNATTSAGIRISAASITLNMKNNISINKRTGGNVNHIGFALINNTGTYDLDYNCYYANGTNSFQAFIGTTGYNDLNIYKSASTPNEQNTIFKDVSFASITDLHLVPPSDGDPELAGTPIAGILDDFDGNIRSTTFPYRGADEATIIPVELISFNASVSENSVKLNWSTATELNNLGFEIQRQLLEDRNLNSEWFKIGFVPGFGTTAEAKSYSFTDSKLETGNYSYRLKQIDLDGSFVYSNTINIKVEQPIVFALDQNYPNPFNPITKIKYTIPDASKVMGEGLLVKLQVYDVLGNEIVTLVNEEKPAGKYEVIFNAAGLPSGVYLYQLKAGEFKSVRKLVLIK
- a CDS encoding T9SS type A sorting domain-containing protein; protein product: MKIFLLLITACGFTLAQIPFTQDTIAYNNRFNNRQFAQYNSQGLLRLTYTGGLGTVSSFNELFFVEEDTLGNFSTFNITNNAVDDNYSTLSIDQLDNIHISYESRDPSIFQVMYMHNTSGSFSAPIAITQGGLNKGTPYGKIGPDSVMHFVYYTYTSGTDNFYYRGYDLKTATLTPEVLLSNGEAGGDFEATLDIDSNGKVHIAGRSGSGLWAGPLKYFNNTSGSFQEYPTNVITDVNYPRIRTDSNNKVHIVYSSNSRLYYINNISGAFSAPVVFTPSGQMPAGIQSLEVDSQNRLYTTYQSSQAASGKGFYLLLAENFVFNDTIFIADLSPGHILRNSSQVVTSSSGDIAMLYAESGIRNDTVICDIFMKRGSIYEIIPVELSSFTAIVKENDIQLFWTTVTEINNRGFEIEKINDSKSKIIQDWEMIGFVPGYGTSTEPKSYSFVDKDVTTGKHKYRLKQIDFDGSFEYSEIIETEVIQKLNYLLEQNYPNPFNPVTSISYTIPDFSLSKSEGCFVTLKVFDVLGNEIVTLVNEEKAPGTYEVNFQSLVNNNQLASGIYYYQLKAGEFIQTKKMILLR
- a CDS encoding T9SS type A sorting domain-containing protein, which gives rise to MKINFYLFVLLTFLLTNLTFSQEIWINEFSYNCADSLIGVPEGDEFVEIVAPVGTDMSQYGLILYYYENNDAYYTYSFSRLSGIVTSVNQSAGKGYYVVLTENSYRLEKFTPIPEGVSFITIDTRNAGFVNTEGGILLVHAESGEVIHGVSYEMPKDIDLPISLMLKLEEVDFEWATLPELEITSSTVDAIKPPLKDDGNSPPYNSIKMIGSGFSRMWTTTTGKEISTPGSLNYNQSALPVELSSFFLTAVSNGVKLKWITETETNNFGFEVERKTSNTDWSTLGFVNGNGNSNSPKEYSYIDNVKKNDKYSYRLKQIDNTGQFAYSKIEVIDFTKQPQYNLTQNYPNPFNPSTSISFTLPRSEVVRLTVYNLLGQKIKTLIDEFKEAGVHYVNFEAKDLNSGIYIYTIETVSFTQTRKMTLIK